In Lysobacter firmicutimachus, one genomic interval encodes:
- a CDS encoding M13 family metallopeptidase: MSTLRPLACALALSLIAGLASPAADAAKKKAAAKPKAPAAASACTDFYASANADWLRANPLSGAGSVSTLDQLAANARKQQLELLNSAMTSPQGNVQKLLGDFWASGLDEAAVERDGAQPIAPLLSRIGAIKKAKDIPASIAALHQVGIPVAFNFGADIDLQDLERHIGYFSQGGLGLPDPAYYTRSDNDTRQLLGHYNNYVQKILALTGTPKDKLAAESQQVIDLETRIARASKSLPDLRDPRANYARVSVADVGKQYKRLQLGDFLKAQGVSDDSVSLANPQLFAQLDNLVATLKPEQWKTYLRWRVGDAMAPYLAKPFRDAEFEFRGRVLRGQSAPPARQQAVLDAVTLAAGPMVGHEYAARYLPAATDKRAEQIADQVRDALSKSIDADSRFSDAVKNEARAKLAKLKIEVGTPKRDLDYTVQPMGRGSFGSNMLIASTWRHREEMKRIGRGNADRRWDVLPQEPSLAYDIAQNRLIVTAAMLQAPVLDLSKPEAAQYGSYGALVGAELTHGFDNRGRYVNAKQEVRDWWTPNEIAAWEALGSRVAAQYSAEAYPGLSGTKVNGSQVRDVAIADQAGLEIAWNAYRSAAPSAGKDANQAFFRAWAGLWAQHLSPEVAAQRSAAGIHAPGQWRTNVPLSNLAAFGEAFGCKAGTAMQRKADQQIKIFP, translated from the coding sequence ATGTCGACCCTACGCCCGCTTGCCTGCGCCCTCGCCCTCAGCCTCATCGCCGGCCTCGCCTCGCCCGCCGCCGACGCCGCCAAGAAGAAGGCCGCCGCCAAGCCCAAGGCGCCCGCCGCGGCTTCCGCCTGCACCGACTTCTACGCCAGCGCCAACGCCGACTGGCTGCGCGCCAACCCGCTGTCCGGCGCCGGTTCGGTCTCGACCCTGGACCAGCTCGCCGCCAATGCGCGCAAGCAGCAGCTGGAGCTGCTCAACAGCGCCATGACCTCGCCGCAAGGCAATGTCCAGAAGCTGCTCGGCGACTTCTGGGCCAGCGGCCTGGACGAAGCGGCGGTCGAGCGCGACGGCGCCCAGCCGATCGCGCCGCTGCTGTCGCGCATCGGCGCGATCAAGAAGGCCAAGGACATCCCCGCCTCGATCGCCGCCCTGCACCAGGTCGGCATCCCGGTCGCGTTCAATTTCGGCGCCGACATCGACTTGCAGGACCTGGAACGCCACATCGGCTACTTCAGCCAGGGCGGCCTGGGCCTGCCGGACCCGGCCTATTACACCCGCAGCGACAACGACACCCGCCAGTTGCTCGGCCATTACAACAACTACGTGCAGAAGATCCTGGCCCTGACCGGCACGCCGAAGGACAAGCTGGCGGCCGAGTCGCAGCAGGTGATCGACCTGGAGACCCGCATCGCCCGCGCCTCCAAGTCGCTGCCGGACCTGCGCGACCCGCGCGCCAACTACGCCCGGGTGTCGGTGGCCGACGTCGGCAAGCAGTACAAGCGCCTGCAACTGGGCGATTTCCTCAAGGCCCAGGGCGTCAGCGACGACAGCGTCTCGCTGGCCAACCCGCAGTTGTTCGCCCAGCTCGACAATCTGGTCGCCACGCTCAAGCCCGAGCAGTGGAAGACCTATCTGCGCTGGCGCGTCGGCGACGCGATGGCGCCGTACCTGGCCAAGCCCTTCCGCGACGCCGAGTTCGAATTCCGCGGCCGCGTGCTGCGCGGCCAGAGCGCGCCGCCGGCGCGCCAGCAGGCCGTGCTCGACGCCGTCACCCTCGCCGCCGGCCCGATGGTCGGCCACGAGTACGCCGCGCGCTATCTGCCGGCCGCCACCGACAAGCGCGCCGAGCAAATCGCCGATCAGGTCCGCGATGCCCTGTCCAAGTCGATCGACGCCGACAGCCGCTTCTCCGACGCGGTCAAGAACGAGGCCCGCGCCAAGCTGGCCAAGCTCAAGATCGAAGTCGGCACGCCCAAGCGCGACCTCGACTACACCGTGCAGCCGATGGGCCGCGGCAGCTTCGGCAGCAACATGCTGATCGCCTCGACCTGGCGCCACCGCGAAGAGATGAAGCGGATCGGCCGCGGCAACGCCGACCGCCGCTGGGACGTGCTGCCGCAGGAGCCGTCGCTGGCTTACGACATCGCCCAGAACCGCCTGATCGTCACCGCCGCCATGCTGCAGGCGCCAGTGCTGGACCTGAGCAAGCCGGAAGCCGCGCAATACGGTTCCTACGGCGCGCTGGTCGGCGCCGAGCTGACCCACGGCTTCGACAACCGCGGCCGCTACGTCAATGCCAAGCAGGAAGTGCGCGACTGGTGGACGCCGAACGAAATCGCCGCCTGGGAGGCCCTGGGCAGCCGCGTCGCCGCCCAGTACAGCGCCGAGGCCTATCCGGGCCTGAGCGGAACCAAGGTCAACGGCAGCCAGGTGCGCGACGTCGCCATCGCCGACCAGGCCGGCTTGGAGATCGCCTGGAATGCGTACCGCAGCGCCGCGCCGTCGGCGGGCAAGGACGCCAACCAGGCCTTCTTCCGCGCCTGGGCCGGCCTGTGGGCGCAGCACCTGAGCCCGGAAGTCGCCGCCCAGCGTTCGGCCGCGGGCATCCACGCGCCGGGCCAGTGGCGCACCAACGTGCCACTGTCCAACCTGGCGGCGTTCGGCGAAGCCTTCGGCTGCAAGGCCGGCACGGCGATGCAGCGCAAGGCCGATCAGCAGATCAAGATCTTCCCCTGA